The stretch of DNA TGTCGGCGAGCCACTTGCGATAGAACGCGGCGACGTCGTAGGCGTAGCTCTCGCTACGGGCCGTCTCAAGCCGGTCGCCGAGCCAACCCTGTCGCTCGTCGCGCTGCGGGCAGTCGGTCGGCACGGTGCGGTAATTGCCGCGGATGCCCCACACGGCGTTGCGGTAGACCTGATTGACGATTCCGTTCGCGCACTCGAACTCGCCGACGGGCTCCATGTCGTCGTGCACGACACGGCCCTCGATCGCGCTGAGTTCAGGACGGCCGGGATAGCCTGTCACCTCGACATAGCGAAAGCCGTGCAGCGTAAAACACGGCTCCCAGACCTCTTCGCCACCTCCGCGCAGGGTGTAGTCATCGGTCGCCTTGGCGCCGCGGAGGTTCTCGACGTACAGCTCGCCGTCAGCGGTGAGCCGTTCGGCATGTCGCAGTTGGACCCTCGTGCCCTCGGGCCCCGAGACGCGGAGACGCGCCCAGCCAACCATGTTCTGGCCAAGGTCGAAGACGTAAACGCCGGGCTTCGGCTCGGTCATCGCGATTGCGGGCAGGGTCTCGGTGACGCGCATCGGGGCGATCGGCTCGGCGACGACTCGTTTCGTCGGCGGATCGAGCCGCTGCGCGCTCGCCCACTCGCTGTCGTCGTAGCCGGCGTTTGACCAGTCGCCCAATTCGCGGCGGGCGTCGTAGCTCTCCCCGTCGTACTCGTTGTTGGCCCGGATCGGCCCTTCATCGGTCAGCCGCCAAGAATCATCGCTGGTGACGACGGTTGTCGTGCCATCGGGATGCTTGACGGTTAGGCGCAAGAGCAGCGTCGGCGAGCCGTAGTTCGGCATGCCGGCGTACACGTCGCTGCGTGGCGAGTAGAAGCGGCCGTTGCCGAGCGTGACGCCCAATGCGTTGTCGCCTTGTCTCAATGCGTCGGTCACGTCGCGCGTGATGTAATAGACTCGTTCGGGGTACTGCGACATCGCGGGGGACATCACCTGATCGCCGACGCGTTCGCCGTTGGCGAAGAGTTCGGAAAGGCCCAACCCGGCAAACGACACCGTCGCGCGGACGACGGGCTTACCGAGCTTGAATTCCTTCCGCAGATAGCGGGCCGGCAAGCGGCGTGACTCGGCGTATCGCACTTGCCCCCACGGCTCGGCGCCCACTTCGGCGAGCACTCTCGCTGCGGGCCAGGCGCCGTCGTCGAAGTCGAACCGCTCCCACCCGGCGACCTCTTCGTTGTGGGAACGCCAATCCCTATCGCTCGTCACCGTCACCTTCGATCCATCGGCGAGTTCGGCTTGTAACCAAGCAACCATGCCGGCAGGATTGGGGGCGTTACCACGATTCTCGGCGCGGGCGGCTATGACGTTACGACCCGCTCGCAAGAGGTGCGTGACGTCGAGTTCCTTCAACGAAGTATGCCCGCTGCGCGATCCCATCAAGCGGCCGTTGAGATAGATATCGACCTGATCATCAGCGGTGATACGGAATACCGCGCCGGTCACAATCGCCTGCGCGGGCAGCTCGAACGTACGGCGGAACCAGCGGTGGCCGAGCGGCGCCGACTTACGCGGGTCGCCTTCGTCAAACCAAATCCATTGGGCGTCGCTGAGGAATCTCTCTCGATCGGGGACCGGCTTACCAATCCACTGCGCCTCCCACGATTGGGCATTCCAACGCTGTTCACCGAGGACACCCATCAACCAGTCGGCGGGGTCGCTCCATGCGGACGGCTCGCCGGCGGCGTCCCAGACGCGGACCTTCCAATACAGCCGCTCATGGCTCCGCAGCAGGCGACCTCCGTAGAGAACCAGCACGCTATCATCGGATTCCACCTTCCCGCTATCCCATACGTCACCGGCGCCCGTAGCGAGCTTCTCAGCGGTCGTAGCGACGAGGACGCGATAGGCCGTCT from Botrimarina mediterranea encodes:
- a CDS encoding family 78 glycoside hydrolase catalytic domain, encoding MPIRYSLMIALAVVAALTVGATAIEVQTLRCEQLNNPHGIDTPAPRLSWTCRSKTRGDKQTAYRVLVATTAEKLATGAGDVWDSGKVESDDSVLVLYGGRLLRSHERLYWKVRVWDAAGEPSAWSDPADWLMGVLGEQRWNAQSWEAQWIGKPVPDRERFLSDAQWIWFDEGDPRKSAPLGHRWFRRTFELPAQAIVTGAVFRITADDQVDIYLNGRLMGSRSGHTSLKELDVTHLLRAGRNVIAARAENRGNAPNPAGMVAWLQAELADGSKVTVTSDRDWRSHNEEVAGWERFDFDDGAWPAARVLAEVGAEPWGQVRYAESRRLPARYLRKEFKLGKPVVRATVSFAGLGLSELFANGERVGDQVMSPAMSQYPERVYYITRDVTDALRQGDNALGVTLGNGRFYSPRSDVYAGMPNYGSPTLLLRLTVKHPDGTTTVVTSDDSWRLTDEGPIRANNEYDGESYDARRELGDWSNAGYDDSEWASAQRLDPPTKRVVAEPIAPMRVTETLPAIAMTEPKPGVYVFDLGQNMVGWARLRVSGPEGTRVQLRHAERLTADGELYVENLRGAKATDDYTLRGGGEEVWEPCFTLHGFRYVEVTGYPGRPELSAIEGRVVHDDMEPVGEFECANGIVNQVYRNAVWGIRGNYRTVPTDCPQRDERQGWLGDRLETARSESYAYDVAAFYRKWLADIRDSQKENGSLPDIAPVHWPRYSDNVVWPSTSVLLPGILYEQYGDLRPIAEQYECNTRWIDHMASYMRDDGLIARDSYGDWCVPPESPELIHSRDPARITDTTFLASVFFYYDLKLMEHHAWLLERSRDVVRFNRMAAELGEAINRAYYDSKASQYSNGTQTSSVLPLAFGLAPQGEAEALVATLARHVDERDSRAIATGLVGAQFLCRTLTDNGRSDLAFAIASREEYPSWGYMANQGATTIWELWNGDTADPAMNSGNHVMLIGDLVTWLYEDLAGIAADPSAPGFRRIQMRPQMVEGLDWARASFQSPYGRIESDWRRDGDTLRWRIVVPPGATALAHLPTADESAVTESGKPVAEVAEITDARLVDGRVVVDVASGSYEFAVREP